One region of Thermodesulfobacteriota bacterium genomic DNA includes:
- a CDS encoding glycosyltransferase family 2 protein yields the protein MVIIPAFNEGNSIVKVINDIPKDLVSEIVVVNNGSNDSTERKARDAGATVLSEDRKGYGLACLRGIDYAKSKTEFEKPYIIVFLDGDYSDYPQEMEKLVKPILESDYDLVIGSRSLGRRENGAMLPQAIIGNAIATKLINYFYGAGFTDLGPFRAIKSEKLLELNMEDKTFGWTTEMQVKAAKKGLKYFEVPVSYRKRIGVSKITGTLSGTIKAGFKILWTIFRNL from the coding sequence ATGGTAATCATTCCGGCCTTCAATGAAGGGAATTCAATTGTCAAAGTGATAAATGATATTCCAAAAGACCTGGTTAGTGAGATAGTGGTAGTCAACAATGGCTCAAACGATAGTACCGAGAGAAAAGCAAGAGATGCTGGAGCTACCGTGCTTAGCGAAGATAGAAAGGGCTACGGTCTTGCATGCCTTAGGGGCATTGATTATGCAAAGTCTAAGACTGAGTTTGAGAAGCCTTATATCATCGTATTCCTGGATGGAGATTATTCTGACTACCCCCAGGAGATGGAAAAGTTGGTTAAACCAATTTTGGAATCAGATTATGATTTAGTGATAGGCTCAAGAAGTTTAGGTAGAAGGGAAAATGGGGCTATGTTACCACAGGCTATAATAGGTAATGCTATCGCTACAAAATTGATTAATTACTTTTACGGAGCAGGGTTCACTGACTTGGGGCCCTTTAGAGCAATTAAATCTGAGAAACTCCTTGAATTGAATATGGAGGATAAAACCTTCGGATGGACCACTGAGATGCAAGTGAAGGCTGCGAAAAAGGGACTCAAGTACTTTGAAGTGCCGGTTAGTTATAGAAAGAGGATTGGGGTATCTAAGATAACGGGAACACTAAGTGGCACCATAAAGGCAGGATTTAAGATATTGTGGACGATATTTAGAAATTTATAG
- a CDS encoding SagB/ThcOx family dehydrogenase, protein MANRKIQESWRFHNSTKHPGMPPHHLDWDNQPIPLKIYKSLDPINIPKDLPFSNTPALEALKSVPDQTDIEIIPDLPTLGRLLFLSAGITKKRKYPGGEIYFRAAACTGALYHIDLYVVTTKIHGLDAGVYHFGVHDFSLRKLRGEDLRGTLVEATPHESSVSKAPTIIICTSTFWRNSWKYQSRAYRHTFWDNGTILANLITAANAYKIPARIVAGFVDDTVNGLIDLDTHREVAVSLVPIGRTNTEARARKVELDKLSYETIPLSRDEFDYPSIRRMHEASSLFSKEEADDWRDNTIDSETIDSKGVLFPLDVDDYLEDANKSRTIEQTILKRGSTRHFSREPITFKELSYMLFSATRGISADFLNPFGATLNDVYIIVNDVEHIPKGSYFYNQREQSLELLKEGDFRKEAGHLGLGQDIPADASADVFFLADLDRILEVYGNRGYRVAELEAGILGGKLYLSAYSLGLGASGLTFFDEEVTRFFSPHAISKSVMFLVALGKSVRSL, encoded by the coding sequence ATGGCCAATCGCAAGATTCAGGAGAGTTGGAGATTCCATAATAGCACAAAACACCCCGGAATGCCTCCTCATCATCTGGACTGGGATAACCAGCCAATTCCTCTTAAAATCTATAAAAGCCTTGATCCGATTAATATCCCGAAGGATCTACCATTCTCTAATACACCGGCGCTCGAAGCCTTGAAATCCGTTCCTGATCAGACTGACATCGAAATAATTCCGGATCTCCCGACTTTAGGTCGTCTGCTTTTCCTCTCGGCTGGTATAACAAAGAAAAGGAAATACCCGGGAGGTGAAATATATTTCAGAGCCGCCGCCTGTACTGGTGCTCTATACCATATTGATCTGTATGTTGTAACAACGAAAATACACGGACTGGATGCGGGAGTATATCACTTTGGAGTGCACGACTTTTCTCTCAGAAAACTGCGAGGTGAAGATTTACGAGGGACGCTAGTTGAAGCGACTCCTCATGAATCGTCGGTATCAAAAGCACCTACAATAATTATCTGCACAAGCACATTTTGGAGAAATTCTTGGAAATACCAATCACGAGCATACAGACACACATTCTGGGACAATGGCACAATCCTTGCCAATCTCATCACGGCTGCAAATGCTTATAAAATACCCGCAAGGATTGTCGCTGGATTTGTAGACGATACTGTTAATGGACTTATCGATCTGGATACGCATCGAGAAGTGGCAGTAAGTCTAGTCCCCATCGGTAGAACCAATACCGAAGCTCGGGCAAGGAAAGTTGAATTAGACAAATTATCATATGAGACAATTCCACTTTCCAGGGACGAGTTTGACTACCCATCTATAAGAAGAATGCATGAAGCGTCGTCACTCTTTTCAAAAGAGGAAGCGGATGATTGGAGAGATAACACAATTGATTCTGAGACAATAGATTCAAAGGGCGTGCTTTTTCCTCTCGACGTTGATGATTATCTTGAAGATGCCAATAAATCGAGGACAATAGAGCAAACGATACTAAAGCGCGGCTCGACCCGGCATTTTTCCAGAGAACCCATAACATTCAAAGAACTCTCTTACATGCTGTTCAGTGCCACACGAGGAATCTCGGCAGATTTCCTTAATCCATTCGGGGCTACGCTTAACGATGTATACATCATAGTAAACGATGTGGAACACATACCTAAAGGATCGTACTTCTATAATCAAAGGGAGCAATCACTCGAACTGTTGAAAGAAGGTGACTTCAGAAAAGAAGCAGGTCATCTAGGGCTTGGTCAAGATATACCGGCAGACGCCAGCGCAGATGTATTCTTTCTCGCTGACCTAGATCGAATACTTGAGGTATATGGAAATCGCGGATATAGAGTGGCCGAGCTCGAGGCTGGAATATTAGGGGGTAAATTATACCTCTCTGCATATTCACTGGGTCTCGGTGCAAGTGGACTTACATTCTTTGACGAAGAAGTTACCAGGTTTTTTTCGCCACATGCCATATCGAAAAGTGTTATGTTTCTAGTTGCATTGGGAAAATCAGTCCGTAGTCTATAA
- a CDS encoding SirB2 family protein, with protein sequence MSYETYKLIHLLSVIFLFLSLGGYLMLSSNKTLVSRKLIAITHGISVIVILVAGFGLLARLGFSSFQSWPLWVWVKLVIWLILAVIIILIRRMPELRISLWFIIPILGGIAAYMAIFKILL encoded by the coding sequence TTGTCATACGAAACCTATAAATTAATACACCTGCTGAGTGTAATCTTTCTATTTCTATCTTTGGGCGGTTACTTGATGTTATCTTCAAATAAAACCCTCGTGAGTAGAAAGTTGATAGCAATCACACACGGAATTTCAGTTATTGTGATACTGGTCGCAGGCTTTGGGCTTTTAGCGCGCCTGGGTTTCAGTAGTTTTCAGAGCTGGCCTCTCTGGGTTTGGGTAAAGCTCGTCATATGGTTAATACTAGCAGTAATAATTATACTAATCAGGAGAATGCCGGAACTTAGAATATCCTTATGGTTTATAATTCCTATCCTGGGTGGTATCGCTGCATATATGGCAATTTTTAAGATTCTCCTTTGA